Proteins encoded by one window of Flagellimonas lutaonensis:
- a CDS encoding MBL fold metallo-hydrolase RNA specificity domain-containing protein, which produces MDLKIKFLGAANEVTGSKHYLETPETKLLVDCGVFQGVKELRELNWQKLPVAVAKIDFVLLTHGHLDHVGYLPRLVRNGFRGKILGTAPTLAIARIVLLDSAKIHEEEAERANREGYSKHSPAMPFFTEKEAEFTLRFFEAVEKNEWRHLSLNLRFRFRYVGHIIGACFIELEAHGKRFVFSGDVGRQNDYLLAPPKRPRWADYLIMESTYGHQLHPQEDPERVLTDLVHRVVQERGNLVIPSFAIERLQSLMYVLYKLYRKNKIPGIPVFVDSPMGANVLSVFDDYREWHTLSREDFQAMCRYVTIITSYADTWNTVDDPRPKIIIAGSGMVTGGRVLVYLSQLIKKENTHVLLVGYQAEGTRGRLLLEGTPELKIFGKFLPVKAKIHHLQSLSAHADQAGLLHWLGGIKNVPEQVFLVHGEPTALDALRVKIVDRHGWRVRIPKLFETFGMWA; this is translated from the coding sequence ATGGACCTTAAAATCAAATTTCTAGGGGCGGCCAATGAGGTTACCGGTTCAAAGCACTACCTGGAAACACCTGAAACAAAATTACTGGTAGATTGTGGTGTTTTTCAAGGTGTCAAAGAACTACGAGAACTCAACTGGCAAAAACTACCGGTTGCGGTAGCGAAAATTGATTTCGTGTTACTGACCCATGGCCATTTAGACCATGTGGGGTATCTTCCACGCTTGGTCAGAAATGGGTTCAGGGGCAAAATTCTCGGAACCGCCCCAACATTGGCCATTGCACGTATTGTGCTGCTCGATAGTGCAAAAATTCACGAAGAAGAGGCAGAAAGGGCCAACAGGGAGGGGTATAGCAAGCACTCGCCGGCCATGCCTTTTTTTACCGAGAAAGAGGCAGAATTTACCCTCCGATTTTTCGAAGCGGTCGAAAAAAATGAGTGGAGACATCTAAGTCTCAATCTACGCTTCAGGTTCAGGTATGTGGGCCATATTATTGGAGCCTGTTTTATCGAGCTTGAAGCCCACGGTAAACGATTTGTCTTTTCTGGTGATGTGGGTAGACAAAACGATTATTTGTTGGCCCCACCAAAAAGGCCCAGATGGGCCGATTATCTGATCATGGAGAGCACCTATGGGCACCAACTACACCCGCAGGAAGACCCAGAGAGGGTTCTGACAGACCTTGTTCACCGAGTGGTTCAAGAGCGTGGCAATCTGGTAATCCCTTCCTTTGCCATTGAGCGCCTGCAATCGCTGATGTATGTGCTCTACAAGTTGTACAGAAAGAACAAGATTCCCGGTATTCCGGTATTTGTCGATAGTCCTATGGGGGCCAACGTGCTGTCTGTTTTTGATGATTATAGAGAATGGCATACACTTTCTCGCGAAGACTTTCAGGCAATGTGCCGTTATGTTACCATAATCACTTCATACGCCGATACCTGGAACACCGTTGACGACCCCCGCCCGAAAATAATTATCGCCGGTAGTGGTATGGTCACCGGAGGCAGGGTGCTTGTGTACCTCAGCCAATTGATAAAAAAAGAGAATACCCATGTGCTTTTGGTCGGCTACCAGGCAGAGGGCACGCGTGGTCGTCTGTTGCTAGAAGGGACCCCTGAGCTAAAAATATTCGGAAAGTTTTTGCCCGTAAAGGCAAAAATCCACCATTTACAGAGTCTGTCGGCACATGCCGATCAAGCTGGCCTGCTGCATTGGCTGGGCGGTATAAAAAATGTTCCAGAGCAGGTATTCCTGGTTCACGGCGAGCCCACAGCACTTGATGCCCTAAGGGTAAAAATTGTTGATCGGCACGGTTGGCGGGTGCGCATCCCTAAACTTTTTGAAACCTTCGGCATGTGGGCCTGA
- a CDS encoding shikimate kinase, with protein MQIVLLGYMGSGKSTIGRSLSEDLNIEFIDLDTAIEQKIQQPIPEIFKERGEIFFRKKETEVLASLLNENKDMVLATGGGTPCYSTNMENILKSGAISIYLKVSIPELVDRIALEQSERPLVSHLPKAALPEFIGKHLFERTPFYDRADHTVVCDGKSPAEIIQEIKVLI; from the coding sequence ATGCAGATTGTATTATTGGGCTATATGGGCAGTGGCAAATCGACTATTGGCAGGTCTCTCTCCGAAGACCTGAACATTGAATTCATCGATTTGGATACCGCCATAGAACAAAAAATACAGCAACCGATACCGGAGATATTTAAAGAGCGGGGCGAGATTTTTTTCCGGAAGAAAGAGACCGAGGTGCTAGCTTCCCTGCTAAATGAAAACAAAGACATGGTGTTGGCCACTGGCGGTGGTACGCCCTGTTATAGTACCAATATGGAGAACATTTTAAAAAGTGGGGCCATTTCCATCTATTTGAAAGTGTCCATACCGGAATTGGTAGACCGCATAGCTCTAGAACAATCTGAAAGGCCACTGGTCAGTCACTTACCAAAAGCAGCATTGCCAGAGTTTATTGGAAAGCATTTGTTCGAGCGGACTCCCTTTTATGACCGTGCCGACCATACCGTGGTCTGTGATGGGAAATCCCCTGCTGAAATCATCCAAGAAATCAAGGTGTTAATCTAG
- a CDS encoding phosphoribosyltransferase family protein: MADRILTHQQIQHKIRRIAYQIYESNVDEKEIVVAGIEGGGLHFAKKIVKTLEEITNIKITLCKVTINKDNPLEGGVKTSIDESGYKNKSIVLVDDVLNSGSTLIYGVRHFLCTPLKQLKTAVLVNRNHKRFPVKADFKGISLSTSLNEHVKVVFKANNDAVYLD; this comes from the coding sequence ATGGCAGACCGTATTCTTACCCACCAACAGATACAGCACAAAATTCGGCGTATTGCCTACCAGATCTATGAGAGCAATGTCGATGAGAAAGAAATTGTGGTGGCCGGCATTGAAGGGGGCGGTCTGCACTTCGCAAAAAAAATTGTGAAGACCCTTGAAGAGATCACAAATATCAAAATAACCCTTTGTAAAGTAACCATCAACAAAGACAATCCGCTTGAGGGAGGGGTGAAAACCTCAATAGACGAGAGCGGGTACAAAAATAAATCGATCGTATTGGTCGATGATGTTCTGAATTCTGGTTCTACCTTGATTTACGGGGTTCGCCATTTCTTGTGCACACCACTGAAACAACTGAAAACGGCCGTTTTGGTCAACCGCAACCACAAGCGGTTTCCGGTAAAGGCAGATTTTAAGGGCATTTCGCTGTCAACTTCGCTGAACGAGCATGTGAAGGTGGTGTTCAAGGCCAATAATGATGCGGTCTATCTAGATTAA
- a CDS encoding RNA-binding S4 domain-containing protein has translation MRIDKYLWSVRYFKTRSLASQACKKGHVKVNKTVAKPSREVFPGDEITLRKNQIDFQLSILDLPQSRVGAKLVDLYRKDTTPQEAFAHTELLRHAKEHYRKKGTGRPTKKDRRDIEDYLTDPD, from the coding sequence ATGCGCATCGATAAATATCTTTGGAGTGTTCGGTATTTCAAGACCCGTAGCTTGGCCAGCCAAGCCTGTAAAAAAGGGCATGTAAAGGTCAATAAAACCGTTGCCAAACCTTCAAGGGAAGTCTTTCCAGGCGATGAGATAACGCTTAGAAAAAACCAAATAGACTTTCAACTCAGCATTTTAGATCTTCCGCAAAGCAGGGTTGGTGCCAAGTTGGTCGACCTCTATCGAAAAGACACTACCCCGCAAGAGGCCTTTGCGCATACCGAGCTTTTAAGGCATGCCAAAGAGCATTACCGAAAAAAGGGAACCGGTAGGCCCACCAAAAAAGATAGGCGGGACATTGAAGACTATTTGACCGACCCTGATTAA
- a CDS encoding FKBP-type peptidyl-prolyl cis-trans isomerase, with protein MMRRFIFTVVLSTLVWSCSSDDDNDGVQILPPRPLSEVAVEDDAEIREFLQTHFYNYEEFQNPPADFDFKIRIDTIAGENADKTPLIDQVESAVVNVSSFEFSLNDEELDVPHTYYYLSAREGIGQSPTVADSTFVRYEGMLLNGTSFDGSTTGTWFDLARIQAPLQGFRGFSEGMVNFKEGGDPIVNADGTFSVSDYGVGMIIMPSGLANFNGSRGLIGQYAPIIFTVDLFSVNTADHDGDGIPSIMEDLDGDGYLYNDNTDAASEANAGVGLVANFLDSDDDDDGIPTRDEIEIDGAGNITFPDSDGDGTPDYLDSDS; from the coding sequence ATGATGCGGCGATTTATTTTCACGGTAGTACTTTCAACACTGGTATGGTCTTGCAGTAGTGATGATGATAACGATGGTGTCCAGATTTTGCCTCCAAGACCGTTGAGTGAAGTGGCGGTTGAAGATGATGCCGAGATAAGGGAGTTTTTGCAGACGCACTTCTATAATTACGAGGAATTTCAGAACCCTCCTGCCGATTTTGACTTCAAGATCCGTATCGATACCATTGCTGGTGAAAATGCCGATAAAACTCCATTGATCGATCAAGTAGAATCAGCTGTTGTGAACGTTTCGTCGTTTGAGTTTTCGTTGAATGACGAGGAACTTGATGTACCGCATACCTACTACTATCTTTCTGCCCGAGAGGGCATCGGCCAATCGCCAACTGTAGCAGACTCCACCTTTGTCAGGTACGAGGGCATGTTGCTCAATGGTACTTCTTTTGATGGGTCTACCACGGGCACTTGGTTCGATTTGGCACGAATTCAGGCACCACTTCAGGGTTTCAGGGGATTTTCTGAAGGGATGGTCAATTTCAAAGAAGGTGGAGACCCCATAGTGAATGCTGATGGCACCTTTAGTGTTAGCGACTATGGAGTGGGTATGATCATAATGCCCTCTGGTCTCGCTAATTTTAATGGCTCTAGAGGATTGATTGGGCAGTATGCGCCAATAATCTTTACAGTAGACCTGTTTTCGGTAAATACCGCTGACCACGATGGTGATGGAATACCATCCATCATGGAAGATTTAGATGGCGATGGCTATTTATACAATGATAATACTGATGCCGCATCGGAGGCCAATGCAGGGGTTGGGTTGGTTGCCAACTTTTTGGATTCTGACGACGACGACGACGGAATTCCTACCCGCGATGAGATTGAAATCGACGGAGCGGGCAATATCACCTTTCCCGATTCCGATGGTGACGGTACACCAGACTATCTTGATAGCGATAGTTAA
- a CDS encoding outer membrane beta-barrel protein, whose protein sequence is MKKTLLVAVMALMGTAAFAQAGSGFGIKAGLNYAGNGDYFDSTRDAFENPDRNAGFHLGFYGKIGNRIYLRPELVYTSTKSGYDEGELKIQKLDLPVLLGAKVIGPLHVFAGPSFQYLLQTDFEADQITFDNVENDFTVGMNLGAGVNLGKFGIDLRYERGFSENEIRFINTNITNLNNDRVDTRPDQLILSFSLKI, encoded by the coding sequence ATGAAGAAAACACTTTTAGTGGCGGTTATGGCCCTTATGGGCACGGCCGCGTTTGCACAAGCAGGTTCAGGATTCGGTATCAAGGCCGGACTTAATTATGCGGGCAACGGCGATTATTTTGATTCTACCCGGGATGCCTTTGAAAATCCTGATAGAAATGCAGGTTTTCACCTCGGTTTTTATGGAAAAATCGGAAACCGTATCTATTTACGGCCCGAATTGGTGTACACCAGCACTAAATCAGGCTATGATGAAGGTGAGCTTAAAATTCAGAAACTTGATTTGCCAGTACTATTGGGTGCCAAGGTAATCGGTCCATTGCATGTATTCGCTGGGCCCTCATTTCAATACCTGCTGCAAACCGATTTTGAAGCAGATCAGATCACTTTCGACAATGTTGAGAATGATTTTACGGTGGGCATGAACCTTGGCGCAGGGGTCAATCTGGGTAAGTTTGGCATCGATTTGCGATATGAACGAGGCTTTAGTGAGAATGAGATACGCTTTATCAACACGAACATCACCAACCTCAACAACGATAGGGTCGATACAAGACCTGATCAACTGATTTTGAGCTTTTCATTGAAAATTTGA
- a CDS encoding transketolase family protein — protein MKKYVDQGKKDTRSGFGAGIAELGRTNDKVVALCADLVGSLKLEQFIEDNPERFFQVGIAEANMMGIAAGLTIGGKIPFACTFANFATGRVYDQIRQSIAYSGKNVKICASHAGLTLGEDGATHQILEDIGLMKMLPGMTVINPCDYNQTKAATLAIAEHDGPVYLRFGRPKVANFTPENQRFEIGKALMLNEGSDVTVLATGHLVWEAIQAAESLENQGVSVELINIHTIKPLDEETILTSVKKTGCVVTAEEHNFLGGLGESVARTLGVHHPAPQEFVATQDTFGESGTPEQLMEKYGLNNKAIEKAVLKVLKRK, from the coding sequence ATGAAAAAATACGTAGACCAAGGCAAAAAAGATACCCGTAGCGGCTTCGGGGCCGGCATCGCAGAACTGGGTAGAACCAACGACAAGGTGGTGGCCCTTTGTGCCGATTTGGTAGGGTCTCTGAAATTGGAGCAATTTATAGAGGACAATCCAGAGCGGTTCTTTCAAGTGGGCATTGCAGAGGCCAACATGATGGGCATTGCGGCCGGGCTGACCATTGGTGGCAAAATACCTTTTGCCTGTACGTTTGCCAACTTTGCCACGGGAAGGGTCTATGACCAAATACGGCAATCAATCGCCTATTCGGGTAAAAATGTGAAGATATGTGCGTCGCATGCCGGACTTACCTTGGGTGAAGACGGTGCCACCCACCAAATCTTGGAAGACATCGGGTTGATGAAAATGCTTCCCGGGATGACGGTTATCAACCCATGTGACTATAACCAGACCAAAGCAGCAACTTTGGCCATTGCTGAACATGATGGCCCGGTCTATCTAAGATTTGGTAGACCTAAAGTAGCCAATTTCACACCTGAAAACCAACGTTTCGAAATTGGCAAGGCCCTTATGCTCAACGAAGGCAGCGATGTAACGGTATTGGCCACCGGACATTTGGTGTGGGAAGCGATACAGGCCGCCGAGAGCTTAGAGAACCAAGGTGTTTCTGTAGAGCTAATAAACATTCATACTATAAAACCGCTAGACGAAGAGACCATTCTGACATCGGTTAAAAAGACCGGGTGTGTGGTCACTGCCGAAGAACACAACTTTTTGGGCGGTCTTGGCGAAAGTGTTGCCCGCACCCTGGGCGTGCACCACCCCGCCCCACAAGAGTTTGTGGCCACCCAAGATACTTTTGGCGAAAGTGGCACCCCAGAGCAGTTGATGGAAAAATATGGCCTGAACAATAAAGCCATTGAGAAAGCCGTTTTGAAAGTGTTGAAAAGAAAATGA
- a CDS encoding transketolase yields MANIEELEKLVVQVRRDILRMVHKVNSGHPGGSLGCTEFFVALYNEIMDLKDGFDMDGIGEDVFFLSNGHISPVFYSVLARRGYFPVEELSTFRLINSRLQGHPTTHEGLPGVRVASGSLGQGMSVAIGAALAKKLNNDDKLVYSLHGDGELQEGQNWEAIMFAAAKKVDNLICTIDRNGQQIDGPTEEVLYLGDVSEKLKVFGWDVLEIENGNDLQQVIDGLKEAKNRTGKGKPVGIVMKTIMGNGVDFMMHTHAWHGKAPNDEQLEVALAQNPETLGDY; encoded by the coding sequence ATGGCAAATATTGAAGAATTGGAAAAACTTGTCGTACAGGTTCGACGGGATATTCTGAGGATGGTACACAAGGTAAACTCAGGCCACCCAGGCGGGTCTCTTGGCTGTACCGAGTTTTTTGTGGCCCTTTACAATGAAATTATGGACTTGAAAGATGGCTTTGACATGGATGGTATCGGAGAGGACGTCTTTTTTCTCTCTAACGGACATATCTCCCCTGTTTTCTACAGTGTCTTGGCCAGAAGGGGCTATTTTCCTGTTGAGGAACTGAGCACTTTTCGCTTGATCAACTCCCGTTTACAGGGGCACCCCACTACCCATGAGGGCCTACCCGGGGTTCGGGTGGCTTCAGGATCATTGGGACAAGGCATGTCGGTTGCCATTGGGGCCGCATTGGCCAAAAAATTGAACAACGACGATAAACTGGTGTATAGTCTTCATGGTGATGGCGAATTGCAAGAAGGCCAAAATTGGGAGGCCATCATGTTTGCTGCTGCAAAAAAGGTCGATAACCTCATCTGCACCATTGACCGAAACGGTCAACAGATCGACGGGCCCACCGAAGAAGTGCTCTATCTGGGTGATGTGTCTGAAAAATTAAAAGTCTTTGGCTGGGATGTTCTTGAAATAGAAAATGGCAACGACCTACAGCAGGTAATCGATGGATTGAAAGAGGCAAAGAACAGAACCGGTAAGGGCAAACCGGTCGGCATCGTTATGAAAACCATTATGGGGAATGGGGTTGATTTTATGATGCATACGCATGCTTGGCACGGCAAGGCGCCCAACGATGAACAGCTAGAGGTGGCTTTGGCGCAAAATCCGGAAACATTGGGGGATTATTAG
- the tgt gene encoding tRNA guanosine(34) transglycosylase Tgt, with the protein MRFTLEQTDPKSKARAGKLVTDHGTIETPIFMPVGTVASVKGVHQRELRDEVDPDIILGNTYHLYLRPGMDILEKAGGLHKFMGWDRNILTDSGGYQVYSLSANRKIKEEGVKFKSHIDGSLHFFTPENVMEIQRTIGADIIMAFDECTPYPCDYGYAKRSMQMTHRWLDRCLAHLEKLPFKYGYSQTFFPIVQGSTYKDLRIQSAEYIASVGAEGNAIGGLSVGEPAEEMYKMAEAVCDILPEDKPRYLMGVGTPINILENIALGVDMFDCVMPTRNARNGMLFTAEGTINIKNKKWEDDFSPIDEMGITFVDTEYSKAYLRHLFAANEYLGKQIATIHNLGFYRWLVKTAREHILTGDFAEWKQTMVTKMNKRL; encoded by the coding sequence TTGAGATTTACGTTAGAACAGACCGATCCCAAAAGCAAGGCTAGAGCGGGCAAATTGGTTACCGACCACGGCACCATTGAAACGCCCATATTTATGCCTGTGGGCACAGTGGCTTCAGTAAAGGGGGTGCACCAACGTGAGCTGCGCGATGAGGTAGACCCAGATATCATTCTGGGCAACACCTACCATTTATACCTTCGCCCTGGTATGGATATTTTGGAAAAAGCCGGCGGCCTGCACAAGTTTATGGGCTGGGACCGTAATATCTTGACCGATAGTGGCGGTTACCAGGTCTATTCGTTGTCGGCCAACCGTAAAATAAAGGAAGAAGGGGTCAAGTTTAAGTCGCACATAGATGGCTCGCTCCATTTTTTCACTCCAGAGAATGTGATGGAGATACAGCGTACCATTGGTGCGGATATCATTATGGCATTTGACGAATGCACGCCTTATCCGTGCGATTACGGTTATGCCAAGCGTTCGATGCAGATGACCCACAGATGGCTGGATAGATGTTTGGCACATCTTGAAAAACTGCCGTTCAAGTACGGTTATTCCCAAACCTTTTTTCCTATTGTACAGGGGTCTACCTATAAAGATCTGCGCATTCAATCTGCCGAATATATAGCTTCAGTAGGGGCCGAAGGCAATGCCATTGGAGGGCTTTCGGTGGGCGAACCGGCAGAAGAAATGTACAAAATGGCCGAGGCGGTCTGCGATATTCTTCCCGAAGACAAACCGCGATACTTAATGGGGGTGGGCACGCCCATCAATATTTTGGAGAACATAGCCTTAGGTGTCGATATGTTCGATTGTGTCATGCCCACGCGCAACGCTCGAAACGGCATGCTGTTTACGGCCGAGGGAACCATCAACATAAAAAACAAAAAATGGGAAGATGATTTTTCGCCCATTGATGAAATGGGCATCACTTTTGTTGATACCGAGTACAGTAAGGCCTACTTGCGACATTTGTTCGCAGCCAATGAATATCTTGGAAAACAGATAGCCACCATACACAACCTAGGGTTCTATCGGTGGTTGGTAAAGACGGCAAGAGAACATATATTGACCGGTGATTTTGCCGAATGGAAACAGACCATGGTAACTAAAATGAACAAACGATTGTAA
- a CDS encoding LptF/LptG family permease — protein MLTILDRYILKRYLWTFIGMLLLFVPIGIMANLAEKIGKIIDNEAPLDEVLVFYGNFTLVIGNLLLPIFLFLSIIYFTSKLASNTEIVAILSSGVSYWRFLRPYFIGATLVAILIFFMGMFIVPHASIGYNEFQYKYFKRNKTDRVTNNIFNQLNENDFIYVSRFDPSREIGYNFTFEHFNGDTLDYKISAANIRWVEKDSVYRLTSYAKRKIRGAKEIIETQRRLDTLFSFDIDDLTPVSYVADTKNLFELNEFIEEQRRKGSANINTYVLVKYKRWALPISAFVLTIIAVAVSSVKRRGGMGVNLAFGIGVAFIYIFFDKVFGTLAEQSGFSPLLAVIIPNVLFGALGIYLLQKAKR, from the coding sequence ATGCTCACGATTCTTGACCGGTACATTTTAAAGAGGTATCTGTGGACATTCATCGGAATGCTCTTGCTCTTTGTTCCCATAGGGATCATGGCCAACTTGGCAGAAAAAATCGGCAAGATCATTGACAACGAGGCCCCTTTGGACGAGGTGCTGGTTTTCTACGGAAACTTTACACTGGTAATCGGTAATCTGTTGCTGCCCATTTTCTTGTTTCTTTCCATCATATACTTTACCTCAAAGTTGGCCAGCAATACAGAGATAGTGGCCATTTTGAGCTCTGGGGTTTCGTATTGGCGGTTTCTGAGACCCTATTTTATCGGGGCTACCTTGGTGGCTATCTTGATTTTCTTTATGGGAATGTTCATCGTGCCGCATGCCAGTATTGGGTATAATGAGTTTCAGTACAAATACTTCAAGCGAAATAAGACAGACCGGGTAACGAACAACATTTTCAACCAACTCAATGAAAATGATTTCATATACGTAAGCCGTTTTGACCCCTCTCGTGAGATAGGCTATAATTTCACCTTTGAACATTTCAATGGTGACACCTTGGACTATAAAATCTCGGCGGCCAATATTAGATGGGTCGAAAAAGACAGTGTCTACCGCCTCACTTCGTATGCGAAGCGAAAGATTCGTGGGGCCAAAGAGATCATTGAGACTCAGAGAAGATTGGATACCCTCTTCAGTTTTGATATTGACGACCTGACTCCCGTATCTTATGTGGCCGATACCAAGAACCTTTTTGAGTTGAACGAGTTTATCGAAGAGCAGCGCAGAAAGGGCTCGGCCAACATCAATACCTATGTGTTGGTCAAGTACAAACGCTGGGCATTGCCCATTTCAGCATTTGTACTGACCATTATCGCTGTTGCGGTTTCTTCGGTCAAACGAAGGGGCGGTATGGGGGTCAACTTGGCATTTGGTATCGGGGTGGCCTTTATCTACATTTTTTTTGACAAGGTTTTTGGAACGCTGGCAGAACAATCGGGCTTCTCGCCCTTGTTGGCGGTCATCATTCCAAATGTGCTTTTTGGGGCCTTGGGCATATACCTGCTTCAAAAGGCCAAGCGCTAG
- a CDS encoding acetyl-CoA carboxylase carboxyltransferase subunit alpha, translating into MEYLDFELPIKELEEQLEKCKVIGEESEVDVTETCQQIEKKLIETRKNIYKNLTAWQRVQLSRHPNRPYTMDYINAICGDTFLELHGDRTVRDDKAMIGGLGKIGDQSYMFIGQQKGYNTKTRQYRNFGMANPEGYRKALRLMRMAEKFNIPVVSFIDTPGAYPGIEAEERGQGEAIARNILEMTRLKVPIIVVIIGEGASGGALGIGVGDKVLMLENTWYSVISPESCSSILWRSWEYKEQAAEALKLTAPDMKKLKLIDEIVREPVGGAHSNRKKTFEIVKNKISQHFEELKKLSPKELVKTRMDKYCNMGVFNG; encoded by the coding sequence ATGGAATATTTAGATTTTGAGCTCCCTATAAAAGAGTTGGAAGAACAACTTGAAAAATGCAAGGTGATCGGTGAAGAAAGTGAAGTTGATGTTACGGAAACCTGCCAACAGATAGAAAAGAAACTTATCGAAACCCGCAAGAACATCTATAAGAACCTGACTGCATGGCAGCGGGTGCAATTATCGAGACATCCGAACAGGCCCTACACCATGGATTATATCAATGCCATCTGTGGTGACACCTTTCTCGAACTTCATGGCGATAGAACGGTACGGGACGACAAGGCCATGATCGGAGGTCTTGGCAAGATTGGTGACCAGAGCTATATGTTCATCGGCCAGCAAAAGGGATACAATACCAAGACCCGTCAATATCGCAACTTTGGTATGGCCAATCCTGAAGGGTATCGAAAAGCGCTCAGGTTGATGAGGATGGCCGAAAAGTTCAATATTCCGGTAGTGAGCTTCATCGACACCCCTGGTGCCTATCCGGGCATCGAGGCCGAAGAGCGCGGGCAGGGCGAGGCAATTGCCCGCAACATATTGGAAATGACACGCTTGAAAGTGCCGATTATAGTCGTCATTATTGGAGAAGGAGCCTCTGGTGGCGCCTTGGGCATTGGTGTGGGCGATAAGGTTTTGATGCTCGAGAACACTTGGTATTCGGTTATTTCGCCCGAGTCGTGCTCATCGATACTTTGGCGAAGCTGGGAGTATAAAGAGCAGGCAGCCGAAGCATTGAAACTGACCGCCCCAGACATGAAAAAACTCAAGCTCATCGATGAAATAGTACGTGAGCCCGTAGGTGGGGCACACAGCAATCGTAAAAAGACATTTGAGATTGTCAAAAACAAGATTTCGCAGCACTTCGAAGAACTCAAAAAGTTATCACCAAAAGAATTGGTGAAAACCCGTATGGACAAATACTGCAATATGGGTGTGTTCAACGGTTAA